From the genome of Thunnus thynnus chromosome 1, fThuThy2.1, whole genome shotgun sequence, one region includes:
- the kif13ba gene encoding kinesin-like protein KIF13B isoform X2 yields the protein MGEPSLDDSNVKVAVRVRPMNRREKELNTKCVVEMLKNQTILHPAGTNLGKGDSRSQSKVFAYDYCFWSMDETDKEKFAGQEVVFQCLGESLLHNAFQGYNACIFAYGQTGSGKSYTMMGSGDQPGLIPRLCSALFERTQKEQREQESFTVEVSYMEIYNEKVRDLLDPKGGRQTLRVREHKVLGPYVDGLSRLAVASYKDIESLMSEGNKSRTVAATNMNEESSRSHAVFNIILTHTLKDLQSGTSGEKVSRLSLVDLAGSERAAKTGAAGERLKEGSNINKSLTTLGLVISALAEQGTAKNKTKFVPYRDSVLTWLLKDCLGGNSRTAMVATVSPAADNYEETLSTLRYADRAKNIVNHAVVNEDPNARIIRELREEVEKLRVQLTQAESLKAPELKERLEESEKLIQEMTITWEDKLRKTEEIAQERQKQLESLGISLQSSGIKVGDDKSFLVNLNADPALNELLVYYLKEHTKVGSADSQDIQLCGMGIQAEHCVIDITADAAVILSPYRNARTCVNGSPVTSALQLHHGDRILWGNNHFFRINLPKRRSRTAEDDDGEGGVMKNSGSSEQLDADGDTASEVSSEVSFSYEFAQTEVMMKALGNNDPMQAVLQSLERQHEEEKRSALERQRQMYEQELQQLRRKLNPDRLSTGQSGAPASGQQAPGQQPHYRSLERLSTGSMCHSTSAQSRLRQWNEDREVVLVRSLRRLREQIVRANLLVQEAFFISEELERHTEYRVTLQIPSDNLNANRKRDAVLSEPAIQVRRRCRGKQIWSLEKMENRLVDMRELYQEWQDYQLHDHDDPVMRSYFRRADPFFDEQENHSLIGVANVFLSCLFYDVKLQYAVPIINQKGEVAGRLHVEVVRVGGGLEDNMAGGDEPDNNQDEIQDRKLVCMIKILQATGLPQYLSNFVFCQYSFWDQTEPIIVAPEVDPSSSSPSTKDPHCMVVFDSCKELAVSVSEDFIEYLTEGAVAIEVYGHRQADAGRNPALWDLSIIQAKTRTLRDRWSEVTRRLELWIQILEINENGDFVPVEVIPAKDVRTGGIFQLRQGQSRRIQVDVRSVQDSGTMPLISEIVLAVSVGCVEIRPTITNQEGDEMDSYQEGDLDRLRRQWLVALTKRQEYLDQHLQSLVSKAEKTEDDMERESQLLEWRLTLTEERNAVMVPSAGSGIPGAPAEWVPLPGMETHIPVLFLNLKPDDLSSQDQFEVPEAGGWDATLSGEDEDDFFDLQIVKHYDGEVKAEASWDSTVHECPQLSRGGAWPEQRVYLTVRVVVQLSHPADMQLVLRKRICVNVNPGRQGFAQNLLKRMSTRSTIPGCGVTFEVVSNIPGDAPGSEDREMLARLAASAHNSQSGDDEAAIEKYLRSVLSLENILTLDRLRQEVAVKEQLTSRGKSNRRSLSSPSVHRLSGSRQDLSTTCLLDDKGRWESQQDIFMPSQFHRTLPRPASSPSTYSTSPSSSPTPFASSPPQNQEPEQVKALVPQMPKLLKSLFPARDDKKELRPSPHNQQHMPRIMPSSGGDDNRVKAETAAILRPPTKDRRAEFPEVPPLPVHDPHDTTPLSPLSQSSSGYFSSSVSTVTLSDVLQPSSSSSSLLAAETTLPTNPQHQSADRNDAMTAPSQCGTKMATVAPPTTSHSSANHNNVTAENSFSKQKLLNSGGGGGGEGFERLEIFVDDEERNHDDVLPEWLTEGVYVTVGSNKAGTVRYVGTTQFAEGVWVGVELDTPVGKNDGSVGGHRYFQCKPGYGVLVRPDRLSCRDRTSRRTGDFAAPAHVPVLRGESIVARRGENRKSWSS from the exons AAAAGGAATTAAACACTAAATGTGTCGTGGAGATGTTAAAGAACCAGACGATCCTCCATCCTGCGGGGACCAACCTGGGCAAGGGAGACTCCAG GAGTCAGTCCAAG GTCTTTGCCTATGATTACTGTTTCTGGTCCATGGATGAGACGGATAAGGAAAAATTTGCCG gccAGGAGGTGGTGTTCCAGTGCCTTGGGGAAAGTCTTCTCCACAATGCCTTCCAGGGCTACAATGCCTGTATCTTTGCCTATGGACAAACTG GTTCAGGAAAGTCATACACCATGATGGGTTCAGGGGACCAGCCAGGGCTGATTCCCCGGCTTTGCAGTGCTTTGTTTGAACGAACCCAGAAGGAACAGCGGGAGCAGGAGAGTTTTACCGTTGAGGTGTCCTACATGGAGATCTACAACGAAAAAGTCCGGGATTTGCTGGATCCCAAAGG GGGCAGACAAACTCTGAGGGTGAGGGAACATAAAGTTTTGGGTCCCTATGTGGACGGCTTGTCTCGGCTAGCTGTGGCTAGCTACAAG GACATTGAGTCTCTGATGTCAGAGGGGAATAAGTCTCGGACTGTCGCTGCAACCAACATGAATGAGGAGAGCAGTAGATCGCACGCTGTCTTCAAcatcatcctcacacacacactaaaagaCTTGCAGTCTGGG aCGAGTGGTGAGAAGGTGAGTCGGTTGAGTCTGGTAGACTTGGCGGGAAGTGAGCGAGCAGCAAAAACTGGAGCAGCAGGAGAACGACTAAAGGAAGGAAGCAACATCAACAA gTCTCTGACTACGCTGGGTCTGGTGATCTCAGCACTGGCTGAACAGGGAACCGCCAAGAACAAGACCAAGTTTGTTCCTTACAGAGACTCTGTTCTGACATGGCTGCTGAAG GACTGCCTGGGGGGAAACAGTCGCACAGCGATGGTTGCAACCGTGAGTCCTGCTGCAGACAACTATGAGGAGACGCTTTCGACTCTGCGCTACGCCGACCGAGCAAAGAACATCGTCAACCATGCTGTTGTTAACGAAGACCCCAACGCTCGCATCATCAGAGAGCTTCGAGAGGAAGTAGAGAAACTACGAGTACAACTGACCCAGGCAGAG tctTTGAAAGCTCCAGAGCTGAAAGAGCGTCTGGAAGAGTCAGAGAAGTTGATTCAAGAGATGACCATCACTTGGGAGGATAAGCTTCGCAAAACTGAGGAGATTGCACAG GAGCGTCAGAAGCAGTTGGAGAGTCTGGGTATTTCTCTCCAGTCTTCAGGGATTAAAGTTGGAGATGATAAGAGCTTTCTTGTCAACCTTAATGCTGACCCTGCTCTCAATGAACTGCTGGTGTACTACctgaag GAACACACAAAGGTGGGCTCAGCAGACTCTCAGGACATCCAGCTGTGCGGGATGGGTATCCAGGCAGAGCACTGCGTCATCGACATTACAGCAGATGCTGCTGTCATCCTCAGCCCCTACCGCAACGCTCG GACATGTGTAAATGGTTCTCCAGTAACCAGCGCTCTGCAACTTCACCACGGTGACCGAATCCTCTGGGGAAACAACCACTTTTTTAG GATCAATCTGCCTAAGCGACGCTCTCGTACAGCAGAGGATGACGATGGTGAGGGTGGCGTGATGAAGAACAGCGGAAGCAGTGAGCAGCTGGATGCAGACGGTGACACGGCCAGTGAAGTGTCCAGTGAAGTCAGCTTCTCCTACGAGTTCGCCCAGACAGAGGTCATGATGAAGGCCCTCGGCAACAACG ACCCCATGCAGGCCGTCCTCCAGTCTCTCGAGAGGCAACACGAAGAGGAGAAGCGCTCCGCTCTGGAGCGACAGAGGCAGATGTACGAGCAGGAGCTCCAGCAGCTCCGTCGGAAGTTGAACCCAGACCGTCTGTCCACAGGCCAGTCTGGAGCGCCGGCTTCTGGCCAGCAAGCACCGGGACAGCAGCCTCATTACCGCAGCCTGGAGAGACTCAGTACAGGAAGCATGTGCCATTCGACCAGTGCTCAGAGCAGACTGAGGCAGTGGAATgaggacag GGAGGTGGTGTTGGTGAGGAGTTTGCGGAGGTTGCGTGAGCAGATAGTGAGGGCAAACCTCTTGGTGCAAGAAGCCTTTTTCATCTCTGAGGAGCTGGAGCGACACACAGAGTACAGAGTCACCCTGCAGATCCCGTCAGACAACCTCAACGCAAACCGCAAG agGGATGCTGTACTCAGTGAACCAGCGATTCAGGTTCGACGTCGGTGTCGAGGGAAGCAGATCTGGAGTTTGGAGAAGATGGAGAACCGTCTGGTGGACATGAGGGAGCTGTACCAGGAGTGGCAGGACTACCAACTCCATGACCATGACGACCCT GTGATGCGCTCATATTTCCGTCGAGCAGATCCGTTCTTTGACGAGCAGGAAAACCACAGTCTGATTGGGGTTGCCAATgtcttcctctcctgtctcttcTACGACGTAAAGCTGCAGTATGCTGTTCCCATCATCAACCAGAAGGGGGAG GTGGCAGGGCGTCTTCATGTGGAGGTGGTGAGGGTTGGAGGGGGTTTAGAGGACAACATGGCTGGAGGAGATGAACCTGACAATAACCAAGATGAAATCCAGGACCGCAAATTAGTCTGCATG ATTAAGATCCTGCAGGCCACTGGTCTGCCCCAGTACCTGTCCAACTTCGTCTTCTGTCAGTACTCATTCTGGGACCAGACTGAGCCCATCATCGTGGCCCCTGAAGTTGACCCATCGTCGTCATCACCCAGCACCAAGGACCCACACTGCATGGTGGTGTTTGACAGCTGCAAG GAGCTGGCAGTGTCAGTATCAGAGGATTTCATTGAATACTTGACTGAAGGAGCGGTCGCCATTGAGGTGTATGGACACAGACAGGCTGATGCAGGCAGGAACCCTGCCCTGTGGGACCTTAGCATCATTCAGGCTAAGACGCGTACACTACgagacag GTGGAGCGAGGTTACACGTCGTCTGGAGCTGTGGATTCAAATCTTGGAGATTAATGAGAATGGAGACTTTGTCCCAGTTGAGGTGATTCCTGCTAAAGATGTCCGGACCGGAGGAATCTTCCAACTTCGGCAG GGTCAGTCAAGGCGAATCCAGGTGGACGTGCGTTCAGTTCAGGACTCGGGCACCATGCCTCTGATATCAGAGATTGTGCTTGCAGTGTCAGTGGGCTGTGTGGAGATCAGGCCCACCATAACCAACCAGGAAGGAGATGAGATGGACAGTTATCAG GAAGGAGATCTGGATCGTTTACGACGTCAGTGGTTAGTTGCTCTCACCAAGAGacaggaatacctggaccaacACCTGCAGAGCTTGGTCAGCAAagcag aaaaaacagaagatgaCATGGAGAGAGAGTCTCAGCTGCTGGAGTGGCGCTTAACtctgacagaggagagaaacgCTGTCATGGTGCCCTCTGCTGGCAGCGGCATTCCTGGAGCACCTGCTGAATG GGTTCCTCTGCCAGGCATGGAGACTCATATTCCTGTCCTCTTCCTGAACCTCAAAC ctgATGACCTCAGCTCTCAAGACCAGTTTGAGGTCCCTGAAGCTGGAGGTTGGGATGCCACCTTGAGTggagaggatgaggatgacTTCTTTGACCTGCAGATTGTCAAACACTACGATGGAGAG GTGAAGGCAGAGGCGTCATGGGACTCCACCGTTCATGAGTGTCCGCAGCTCAGTCGCGGGGGAGCTTGGCCAGAGCAGCGGGTATACCTGACGGTTCGAGTAGTGGTTCAGCTAAGCCACCCCGCCGACATGCAGCTGGTGCTGAGGAAGAGGATCTGCGTCAACGTTAACCCTGGGCGTCAGGGTTTTGCCCAAAACTTACTCAAAAGGATGTCCACCCGCAGCACCATACCGGGCTGTGGGGTCACCTTCGAGGTGGTCTCTAACATACCCGGG GACGCCCCCGGTTCAGAAGACAGAGAGATGCTGGCCCGGCTCGCTGCCAGCGCTCACAACAGCCAGTCAGGTGATGATGAGGCTGCCATTGAGAAATACCTCCGCAGTGTCCTCAGTCTGGAGAACATCCTCACTCTGGACAGACTCAGACAG gaGGTGGCAGTAAAGGAACAACTGACTTCAAGAGGGAAAAGCAACAGACGAAGTCTAAGTTCTCCATCTGTCCACAGG CTGTCTGGAAGTAGACAGGACCTGTCCACAACCTGCCTGCTGGACGATAAG GGTCGATGGGAGAGCCAGCAGGATATCTTTATGCCCTCTCAATTTCACCGCACCCTCCCCCGTCCCGCTTCCTCTCCTTCCACCTACTCTACCTCCCCTTCTTCATCCCCTACTCCCTTCGCCTCGAGCCCACCACAGAACCAGGAACCAGAGCAAG TTAAGGCGCTGGTTCCTCAGATGCCCAAACTGCTCAAGTCTCTGTTTCCAGCGCGAGATGACAAGAAGGAGCTGAGACCTTCGCCGCACAACCAGCAG CACATGCCTCGTATCATGCCATCATCAGGAGGGGACGACAACAGAGTGAAGGCTGAGACG GCTGCTATTCTACGGCCCCCAACCAAAGACAGGCGGGCAGAGTTCCCAGAAGtccctcctcttcctgtgcATGACCCGCATGACACCACACCCCTCAGCCCCCTCAGCCAGTCGTCAAGCGGCTACTTCTCCAGTAGCGTCTCTACAGTTACCCTGTCTGACGTTCTCCAaccctcctcctcgtcctcctccctCCTGGCTGCTGAGACTACGTTACCCACAAACCCCCAGCACCAGAGCGCTGACAGGAACGATGCTATGACCGCTCCTTCTCAGTGTGGCACCAAGATGGCCACCGTCGCTCCTCCCACCACTTCCCAcagctcagccaatcacaacaaTGTGACCGCAGAAAACTCTTTCTCCAAACAGAAGCTGCTCAactcaggaggaggaggtggtggcgAAGGTTTTGAAAGGCTGGAGATCTTTGTGGACGATGAAGAGCGTAACCATGACGACGTGCTGCCTGAGTGGCTGACGGAAGGCGTGTATGTTACAGTAGGGAGCAATAAGGCGGGGACAGTGCGCTACGTGGGAACGACGCAGTTTGCTGAGGGAGTGTGGGTGGGGGTGGAGCTCGACACTCCTGTAG GTAAGAATGACGGTTCAGTCGGAGGCCATCGGTATTTCCAGTGTAAACCAGGTTACGGGGTGCTGGTTCGCCCAGACCGGCTGTCTTGCCGTGATCGCACCAGTCGGCGGACGGGAGACTTCGCAGCTCCAGCCCACGTCCCCGTCCTGCGAGGAGAAAGCATTGTTGCCCGCCGGGGGGAGAACCGCAAGTCCTGGAGCAGTTGA
- the kif13ba gene encoding kinesin-like protein KIF13B isoform X1, which yields MGEPSLDDSNVKVAVRVRPMNRREKELNTKCVVEMLKNQTILHPAGTNLGKGDSRSQSKVFAYDYCFWSMDETDKEKFAGQEVVFQCLGESLLHNAFQGYNACIFAYGQTGSGKSYTMMGSGDQPGLIPRLCSALFERTQKEQREQESFTVEVSYMEIYNEKVRDLLDPKGGRQTLRVREHKVLGPYVDGLSRLAVASYKDIESLMSEGNKSRTVAATNMNEESSRSHAVFNIILTHTLKDLQSGTSGEKVSRLSLVDLAGSERAAKTGAAGERLKEGSNINKSLTTLGLVISALAEQGTAKNKTKFVPYRDSVLTWLLKDCLGGNSRTAMVATVSPAADNYEETLSTLRYADRAKNIVNHAVVNEDPNARIIRELREEVEKLRVQLTQAESLKAPELKERLEESEKLIQEMTITWEDKLRKTEEIAQERQKQLESLGISLQSSGIKVGDDKSFLVNLNADPALNELLVYYLKEHTKVGSADSQDIQLCGMGIQAEHCVIDITADAAVILSPYRNARTCVNGSPVTSALQLHHGDRILWGNNHFFRINLPKRRSRTAEDDDGEGGVMKNSGSSEQLDADGDTASEVSSEVSFSYEFAQTEVMMKALGNNDPMQAVLQSLERQHEEEKRSALERQRQMYEQELQQLRRKLNPDRLSTGQSGAPASGQQAPGQQPHYRSLERLSTGSMCHSTSAQSRLRQWNEDREVVLVRSLRRLREQIVRANLLVQEAFFISEELERHTEYRVTLQIPSDNLNANRKRDAVLSEPAIQVRRRCRGKQIWSLEKMENRLVDMRELYQEWQDYQLHDHDDPVMRSYFRRADPFFDEQENHSLIGVANVFLSCLFYDVKLQYAVPIINQKGEVAGRLHVEVVRVGGGLEDNMAGGDEPDNNQDEIQDRKLVCMIKILQATGLPQYLSNFVFCQYSFWDQTEPIIVAPEVDPSSSSPSTKDPHCMVVFDSCKELAVSVSEDFIEYLTEGAVAIEVYGHRQADAGRNPALWDLSIIQAKTRTLRDRWSEVTRRLELWIQILEINENGDFVPVEVIPAKDVRTGGIFQLRQGQSRRIQVDVRSVQDSGTMPLISEIVLAVSVGCVEIRPTITNQEGDEMDSYQEGDLDRLRRQWLVALTKRQEYLDQHLQSLVSKAEKTEDDMERESQLLEWRLTLTEERNAVMVPSAGSGIPGAPAEWVPLPGMETHIPVLFLNLKPDDLSSQDQFEVPEAGGWDATLSGEDEDDFFDLQIVKHYDGEVKAEASWDSTVHECPQLSRGGAWPEQRVYLTVRVVVQLSHPADMQLVLRKRICVNVNPGRQGFAQNLLKRMSTRSTIPGCGVTFEVVSNIPGDAPGSEDREMLARLAASAHNSQSGDDEAAIEKYLRSVLSLENILTLDRLRQEVAVKEQLTSRGKSNRRSLSSPSVHRLSGSRQDLSTTCLLDDKGRWESQQDIFMPSQFHRTLPRPASSPSTYSTSPSSSPTPFASSPPQNQEPEQGRSGLAASYLSVKALVPQMPKLLKSLFPARDDKKELRPSPHNQQHMPRIMPSSGGDDNRVKAETAAILRPPTKDRRAEFPEVPPLPVHDPHDTTPLSPLSQSSSGYFSSSVSTVTLSDVLQPSSSSSSLLAAETTLPTNPQHQSADRNDAMTAPSQCGTKMATVAPPTTSHSSANHNNVTAENSFSKQKLLNSGGGGGGEGFERLEIFVDDEERNHDDVLPEWLTEGVYVTVGSNKAGTVRYVGTTQFAEGVWVGVELDTPVGKNDGSVGGHRYFQCKPGYGVLVRPDRLSCRDRTSRRTGDFAAPAHVPVLRGESIVARRGENRKSWSS from the exons AAAAGGAATTAAACACTAAATGTGTCGTGGAGATGTTAAAGAACCAGACGATCCTCCATCCTGCGGGGACCAACCTGGGCAAGGGAGACTCCAG GAGTCAGTCCAAG GTCTTTGCCTATGATTACTGTTTCTGGTCCATGGATGAGACGGATAAGGAAAAATTTGCCG gccAGGAGGTGGTGTTCCAGTGCCTTGGGGAAAGTCTTCTCCACAATGCCTTCCAGGGCTACAATGCCTGTATCTTTGCCTATGGACAAACTG GTTCAGGAAAGTCATACACCATGATGGGTTCAGGGGACCAGCCAGGGCTGATTCCCCGGCTTTGCAGTGCTTTGTTTGAACGAACCCAGAAGGAACAGCGGGAGCAGGAGAGTTTTACCGTTGAGGTGTCCTACATGGAGATCTACAACGAAAAAGTCCGGGATTTGCTGGATCCCAAAGG GGGCAGACAAACTCTGAGGGTGAGGGAACATAAAGTTTTGGGTCCCTATGTGGACGGCTTGTCTCGGCTAGCTGTGGCTAGCTACAAG GACATTGAGTCTCTGATGTCAGAGGGGAATAAGTCTCGGACTGTCGCTGCAACCAACATGAATGAGGAGAGCAGTAGATCGCACGCTGTCTTCAAcatcatcctcacacacacactaaaagaCTTGCAGTCTGGG aCGAGTGGTGAGAAGGTGAGTCGGTTGAGTCTGGTAGACTTGGCGGGAAGTGAGCGAGCAGCAAAAACTGGAGCAGCAGGAGAACGACTAAAGGAAGGAAGCAACATCAACAA gTCTCTGACTACGCTGGGTCTGGTGATCTCAGCACTGGCTGAACAGGGAACCGCCAAGAACAAGACCAAGTTTGTTCCTTACAGAGACTCTGTTCTGACATGGCTGCTGAAG GACTGCCTGGGGGGAAACAGTCGCACAGCGATGGTTGCAACCGTGAGTCCTGCTGCAGACAACTATGAGGAGACGCTTTCGACTCTGCGCTACGCCGACCGAGCAAAGAACATCGTCAACCATGCTGTTGTTAACGAAGACCCCAACGCTCGCATCATCAGAGAGCTTCGAGAGGAAGTAGAGAAACTACGAGTACAACTGACCCAGGCAGAG tctTTGAAAGCTCCAGAGCTGAAAGAGCGTCTGGAAGAGTCAGAGAAGTTGATTCAAGAGATGACCATCACTTGGGAGGATAAGCTTCGCAAAACTGAGGAGATTGCACAG GAGCGTCAGAAGCAGTTGGAGAGTCTGGGTATTTCTCTCCAGTCTTCAGGGATTAAAGTTGGAGATGATAAGAGCTTTCTTGTCAACCTTAATGCTGACCCTGCTCTCAATGAACTGCTGGTGTACTACctgaag GAACACACAAAGGTGGGCTCAGCAGACTCTCAGGACATCCAGCTGTGCGGGATGGGTATCCAGGCAGAGCACTGCGTCATCGACATTACAGCAGATGCTGCTGTCATCCTCAGCCCCTACCGCAACGCTCG GACATGTGTAAATGGTTCTCCAGTAACCAGCGCTCTGCAACTTCACCACGGTGACCGAATCCTCTGGGGAAACAACCACTTTTTTAG GATCAATCTGCCTAAGCGACGCTCTCGTACAGCAGAGGATGACGATGGTGAGGGTGGCGTGATGAAGAACAGCGGAAGCAGTGAGCAGCTGGATGCAGACGGTGACACGGCCAGTGAAGTGTCCAGTGAAGTCAGCTTCTCCTACGAGTTCGCCCAGACAGAGGTCATGATGAAGGCCCTCGGCAACAACG ACCCCATGCAGGCCGTCCTCCAGTCTCTCGAGAGGCAACACGAAGAGGAGAAGCGCTCCGCTCTGGAGCGACAGAGGCAGATGTACGAGCAGGAGCTCCAGCAGCTCCGTCGGAAGTTGAACCCAGACCGTCTGTCCACAGGCCAGTCTGGAGCGCCGGCTTCTGGCCAGCAAGCACCGGGACAGCAGCCTCATTACCGCAGCCTGGAGAGACTCAGTACAGGAAGCATGTGCCATTCGACCAGTGCTCAGAGCAGACTGAGGCAGTGGAATgaggacag GGAGGTGGTGTTGGTGAGGAGTTTGCGGAGGTTGCGTGAGCAGATAGTGAGGGCAAACCTCTTGGTGCAAGAAGCCTTTTTCATCTCTGAGGAGCTGGAGCGACACACAGAGTACAGAGTCACCCTGCAGATCCCGTCAGACAACCTCAACGCAAACCGCAAG agGGATGCTGTACTCAGTGAACCAGCGATTCAGGTTCGACGTCGGTGTCGAGGGAAGCAGATCTGGAGTTTGGAGAAGATGGAGAACCGTCTGGTGGACATGAGGGAGCTGTACCAGGAGTGGCAGGACTACCAACTCCATGACCATGACGACCCT GTGATGCGCTCATATTTCCGTCGAGCAGATCCGTTCTTTGACGAGCAGGAAAACCACAGTCTGATTGGGGTTGCCAATgtcttcctctcctgtctcttcTACGACGTAAAGCTGCAGTATGCTGTTCCCATCATCAACCAGAAGGGGGAG GTGGCAGGGCGTCTTCATGTGGAGGTGGTGAGGGTTGGAGGGGGTTTAGAGGACAACATGGCTGGAGGAGATGAACCTGACAATAACCAAGATGAAATCCAGGACCGCAAATTAGTCTGCATG ATTAAGATCCTGCAGGCCACTGGTCTGCCCCAGTACCTGTCCAACTTCGTCTTCTGTCAGTACTCATTCTGGGACCAGACTGAGCCCATCATCGTGGCCCCTGAAGTTGACCCATCGTCGTCATCACCCAGCACCAAGGACCCACACTGCATGGTGGTGTTTGACAGCTGCAAG GAGCTGGCAGTGTCAGTATCAGAGGATTTCATTGAATACTTGACTGAAGGAGCGGTCGCCATTGAGGTGTATGGACACAGACAGGCTGATGCAGGCAGGAACCCTGCCCTGTGGGACCTTAGCATCATTCAGGCTAAGACGCGTACACTACgagacag GTGGAGCGAGGTTACACGTCGTCTGGAGCTGTGGATTCAAATCTTGGAGATTAATGAGAATGGAGACTTTGTCCCAGTTGAGGTGATTCCTGCTAAAGATGTCCGGACCGGAGGAATCTTCCAACTTCGGCAG GGTCAGTCAAGGCGAATCCAGGTGGACGTGCGTTCAGTTCAGGACTCGGGCACCATGCCTCTGATATCAGAGATTGTGCTTGCAGTGTCAGTGGGCTGTGTGGAGATCAGGCCCACCATAACCAACCAGGAAGGAGATGAGATGGACAGTTATCAG GAAGGAGATCTGGATCGTTTACGACGTCAGTGGTTAGTTGCTCTCACCAAGAGacaggaatacctggaccaacACCTGCAGAGCTTGGTCAGCAAagcag aaaaaacagaagatgaCATGGAGAGAGAGTCTCAGCTGCTGGAGTGGCGCTTAACtctgacagaggagagaaacgCTGTCATGGTGCCCTCTGCTGGCAGCGGCATTCCTGGAGCACCTGCTGAATG GGTTCCTCTGCCAGGCATGGAGACTCATATTCCTGTCCTCTTCCTGAACCTCAAAC ctgATGACCTCAGCTCTCAAGACCAGTTTGAGGTCCCTGAAGCTGGAGGTTGGGATGCCACCTTGAGTggagaggatgaggatgacTTCTTTGACCTGCAGATTGTCAAACACTACGATGGAGAG GTGAAGGCAGAGGCGTCATGGGACTCCACCGTTCATGAGTGTCCGCAGCTCAGTCGCGGGGGAGCTTGGCCAGAGCAGCGGGTATACCTGACGGTTCGAGTAGTGGTTCAGCTAAGCCACCCCGCCGACATGCAGCTGGTGCTGAGGAAGAGGATCTGCGTCAACGTTAACCCTGGGCGTCAGGGTTTTGCCCAAAACTTACTCAAAAGGATGTCCACCCGCAGCACCATACCGGGCTGTGGGGTCACCTTCGAGGTGGTCTCTAACATACCCGGG GACGCCCCCGGTTCAGAAGACAGAGAGATGCTGGCCCGGCTCGCTGCCAGCGCTCACAACAGCCAGTCAGGTGATGATGAGGCTGCCATTGAGAAATACCTCCGCAGTGTCCTCAGTCTGGAGAACATCCTCACTCTGGACAGACTCAGACAG gaGGTGGCAGTAAAGGAACAACTGACTTCAAGAGGGAAAAGCAACAGACGAAGTCTAAGTTCTCCATCTGTCCACAGG CTGTCTGGAAGTAGACAGGACCTGTCCACAACCTGCCTGCTGGACGATAAG GGTCGATGGGAGAGCCAGCAGGATATCTTTATGCCCTCTCAATTTCACCGCACCCTCCCCCGTCCCGCTTCCTCTCCTTCCACCTACTCTACCTCCCCTTCTTCATCCCCTACTCCCTTCGCCTCGAGCCCACCACAGAACCAGGAACCAGAGCAAG GTCGTTCAGGACTTGCTGCCTCTTATCTTTCAGTTAAGGCGCTGGTTCCTCAGATGCCCAAACTGCTCAAGTCTCTGTTTCCAGCGCGAGATGACAAGAAGGAGCTGAGACCTTCGCCGCACAACCAGCAG CACATGCCTCGTATCATGCCATCATCAGGAGGGGACGACAACAGAGTGAAGGCTGAGACG GCTGCTATTCTACGGCCCCCAACCAAAGACAGGCGGGCAGAGTTCCCAGAAGtccctcctcttcctgtgcATGACCCGCATGACACCACACCCCTCAGCCCCCTCAGCCAGTCGTCAAGCGGCTACTTCTCCAGTAGCGTCTCTACAGTTACCCTGTCTGACGTTCTCCAaccctcctcctcgtcctcctccctCCTGGCTGCTGAGACTACGTTACCCACAAACCCCCAGCACCAGAGCGCTGACAGGAACGATGCTATGACCGCTCCTTCTCAGTGTGGCACCAAGATGGCCACCGTCGCTCCTCCCACCACTTCCCAcagctcagccaatcacaacaaTGTGACCGCAGAAAACTCTTTCTCCAAACAGAAGCTGCTCAactcaggaggaggaggtggtggcgAAGGTTTTGAAAGGCTGGAGATCTTTGTGGACGATGAAGAGCGTAACCATGACGACGTGCTGCCTGAGTGGCTGACGGAAGGCGTGTATGTTACAGTAGGGAGCAATAAGGCGGGGACAGTGCGCTACGTGGGAACGACGCAGTTTGCTGAGGGAGTGTGGGTGGGGGTGGAGCTCGACACTCCTGTAG GTAAGAATGACGGTTCAGTCGGAGGCCATCGGTATTTCCAGTGTAAACCAGGTTACGGGGTGCTGGTTCGCCCAGACCGGCTGTCTTGCCGTGATCGCACCAGTCGGCGGACGGGAGACTTCGCAGCTCCAGCCCACGTCCCCGTCCTGCGAGGAGAAAGCATTGTTGCCCGCCGGGGGGAGAACCGCAAGTCCTGGAGCAGTTGA